One region of Takifugu flavidus isolate HTHZ2018 chromosome 14, ASM371156v2, whole genome shotgun sequence genomic DNA includes:
- the lcp2a gene encoding lymphocyte cytosolic protein 2a isoform X5 has protein sequence MSSERVPSRSEVMGWGPYQLSEYLRKMNLSGCDKVVLKNSISGSRFVNMSENDLQKFPKLHAPLISKISAEISKDEKKGLFRKKVTPKYQEPETTAESQGWGEDEFDEEEFDDDYESPYSADEGESTEDYESPNDDMANDYEPPPSQPSEELKVGPSLPIGDSDYIDNRNSHASFRRPPPAVTPRPSAPSPRMPRETSRRDNSPHTDRTQAGKFLAPPPQISRENKPGRQMKSTPSPIRGVCAAPSLHPLLWKSQPDPQDLPAWSKPPALPPSNTSVARSNTFSKLSPSNKFDVKRELPHNDGPKHNTFPLHNKKLPPSPGPPGPPSHHGDSSTSNFPTAGSLPHKLQSAIAEQRGSFMVPPTGRQSFNSHPTSTANTQELDPRWYVGQVSRGQAEGCLREVHKDGAYLVRDSMRQLAGQPFTLMVFYQEKVYNIQIRQQNQQFLLGTGLKFQEPFPSVRDIIYHYSQFPLLLIDAKKRNTNQQNQCLLSDPAGYLMTGQNWT, from the exons ATGAGCTCTGAGCGGGTGCCGTCCAGGTCTGAGGTCATGGGGTGGGGCCCATATCAGCTGTCAGAGTACCTGAGGAAG ATGAATCTGTCAGGCTGTGACAAAGTCGTGCTGAAGAATTCTATCAGCGGCTCCAGATTTGTA aacATGAGCGAAAACGACCTGCAGAAATTCCCCAAACTTCACGCACC GTTGATTTCCAAGATCAGCGCTGAGATCAGCAAGGACGAGAAAAAAGGGCTATTCAGAAAGAA GGTTACGCCAAAATATCAAGAACCAG AGACGACGGCAGAGAGTCAAGGATGGGGCGAAGATGAGTTT GATGAGGAAGAGTTTGACGATGACTACGAGAGTCCGTATAGTGCTGATGAAGGGGAAAGCACAGAAGACTATGAGTCGCCAAATGACGACATGGCCAATGATTATGAACCCCCACCATCTCAACCGTCAGAGGAGCTCAAAGTTGGCCCCTCCCTGCCCATAGGAGACAGCGACTACATAG ATAACAGAAACAGCCACGCGTCGTTCCGACGCCCTCCCCCTGCTGTGACCCCGCGCCCTTCTGCGCCGTCGCCTCGGATG CCCAGGGAGACTTCCAGAAGGGACAACTCCCCCCACACCGATCGGACACAGGCGGGAAAAT TCCTCGCACCGCCGCCGCAGATCAGCCGTGAAAACAAGCCAGGCCGACAAATGAAGTCCACCCCATCTCCTATCAGAGGTGTGTGCGCTGCTCCCAGCCTACA CCCGCTTTTGTGGAA GTCTCAACCAGACCCTCAAGACCTTCCAGCCTGGTCCAAACCTCCGGCGCTTCCTCCCTCCAACACCTCCGTCGCCAGGAGCAACACCTTTTCCAAACTTTCCCCCAGCAACAA GTTTGACGTGAAGAGGGAG CTGCCTCATAATGATG GTCCCAAACACAATACTTTCCCCCTCCACAACAAAAAACTGCCACCAagtcctggacctcctggaccccCCTCACATCATGGAGACAG TTCAACCTCCAACTTTCCTACTGCTGGATCTCTGCCTCATAAGTTGCAATCGG caataGCTGAACAAAGAGGCAGCTTCATGGTACCACCGACAGGCAGACAGTCATTTAATTCCCATCCAACCAGCACCGCAAACACACAG GAGCTGGATCCTCGCTGGTATGTCGGTCAGGTGTCCCGAGGTCAGGCTGAAGGATGCCTAAGAGAAGTCCACAAG GATGGGGCGTACCTGGTGAGGGACAGTATGCGGCAGCTGGCCGGGCAGCCCTTCACCCTGATGGTCTTCTACCAGGAGAAAGTCTACAACATCCAGATcaggcagcagaaccagcagttCCTACTGGGAACTGGTCTCAAGTTCCAGGAG ccTTTCCCCTCCGTTAGAGACATCATTTACCATTACTCCCAGTTTCCACTCCTCCTCATTGATGCCAAGAAAAGGAACacgaaccagcagaaccagtgtcTCCTCTCTGACCCGGCTGGATATTTAATGACGGGACAGAACTGGACCTGA
- the lcp2a gene encoding lymphocyte cytosolic protein 2a isoform X4: MSSERVPSRSEVMGWGPYQLSEYLRKMNLSGCDKVVLKNSISGSRFVNMSENDLQKFPKLHAPLISKISAEISKDEKKGLFRKKVTPKYQEPETTAESQGWGEDEFDEEEFDDDYESPYSADEGESTEDYESPNDDMANDYEPPPSQPSEELKVGPSLPIGDSDYIDNRNSHASFRRPPPAVTPRPSAPSPRMPRETSRRDNSPHTDRTQAGKFLAPPPQISRENKPGRQMKSTPSPIRGVCAAPSLHPLLWKSQPDPQDLPAWSKPPALPPSNTSVARSNTFSKLSPSNKFDVKREQLPHNDGPKHNTFPLHNKKLPPSPGPPGPPSHHGDSSTSNFPTAGSLPHKLQSAIAEQRGSFMVPPTGRQSFNSHPTSTANTQELDPRWYVGQVSRGQAEGCLREVHKDGAYLVRDSMRQLAGQPFTLMVFYQEKVYNIQIRQQNQQFLLGTGLKFQEPFPSVRDIIYHYSQFPLLLIDAKKRNTNQQNQCLLSDPAGYLMTGQNWT; encoded by the exons ATGAGCTCTGAGCGGGTGCCGTCCAGGTCTGAGGTCATGGGGTGGGGCCCATATCAGCTGTCAGAGTACCTGAGGAAG ATGAATCTGTCAGGCTGTGACAAAGTCGTGCTGAAGAATTCTATCAGCGGCTCCAGATTTGTA aacATGAGCGAAAACGACCTGCAGAAATTCCCCAAACTTCACGCACC GTTGATTTCCAAGATCAGCGCTGAGATCAGCAAGGACGAGAAAAAAGGGCTATTCAGAAAGAA GGTTACGCCAAAATATCAAGAACCAG AGACGACGGCAGAGAGTCAAGGATGGGGCGAAGATGAGTTT GATGAGGAAGAGTTTGACGATGACTACGAGAGTCCGTATAGTGCTGATGAAGGGGAAAGCACAGAAGACTATGAGTCGCCAAATGACGACATGGCCAATGATTATGAACCCCCACCATCTCAACCGTCAGAGGAGCTCAAAGTTGGCCCCTCCCTGCCCATAGGAGACAGCGACTACATAG ATAACAGAAACAGCCACGCGTCGTTCCGACGCCCTCCCCCTGCTGTGACCCCGCGCCCTTCTGCGCCGTCGCCTCGGATG CCCAGGGAGACTTCCAGAAGGGACAACTCCCCCCACACCGATCGGACACAGGCGGGAAAAT TCCTCGCACCGCCGCCGCAGATCAGCCGTGAAAACAAGCCAGGCCGACAAATGAAGTCCACCCCATCTCCTATCAGAGGTGTGTGCGCTGCTCCCAGCCTACA CCCGCTTTTGTGGAA GTCTCAACCAGACCCTCAAGACCTTCCAGCCTGGTCCAAACCTCCGGCGCTTCCTCCCTCCAACACCTCCGTCGCCAGGAGCAACACCTTTTCCAAACTTTCCCCCAGCAACAA GTTTGACGTGAAGAGGGAG CAGCTGCCTCATAATGATG GTCCCAAACACAATACTTTCCCCCTCCACAACAAAAAACTGCCACCAagtcctggacctcctggaccccCCTCACATCATGGAGACAG TTCAACCTCCAACTTTCCTACTGCTGGATCTCTGCCTCATAAGTTGCAATCGG caataGCTGAACAAAGAGGCAGCTTCATGGTACCACCGACAGGCAGACAGTCATTTAATTCCCATCCAACCAGCACCGCAAACACACAG GAGCTGGATCCTCGCTGGTATGTCGGTCAGGTGTCCCGAGGTCAGGCTGAAGGATGCCTAAGAGAAGTCCACAAG GATGGGGCGTACCTGGTGAGGGACAGTATGCGGCAGCTGGCCGGGCAGCCCTTCACCCTGATGGTCTTCTACCAGGAGAAAGTCTACAACATCCAGATcaggcagcagaaccagcagttCCTACTGGGAACTGGTCTCAAGTTCCAGGAG ccTTTCCCCTCCGTTAGAGACATCATTTACCATTACTCCCAGTTTCCACTCCTCCTCATTGATGCCAAGAAAAGGAACacgaaccagcagaaccagtgtcTCCTCTCTGACCCGGCTGGATATTTAATGACGGGACAGAACTGGACCTGA
- the lcp2a gene encoding lymphocyte cytosolic protein 2a isoform X3 — protein sequence MSSERVPSRSEVMGWGPYQLSEYLRKMNLSGCDKVVLKNSISGSRFVNMSENDLQKFPKLHAPLISKISAEISKDEKKGLFRKKVTPKYQEPETTAESQGWGEDEFDEEEFDDDYESPYSADEGESTEDYESPNDDMANDYEPPPSQPSEELKVGPSLPIGDSDYIDNRNSHASFRRPPPAVTPRPSAPSPRMPRETSRRDNSPHTDRTQAGKFLAPPPQISRENKPGRQMKSTPSPIRAHQSPVDRPSPLLWKSQPDPQDLPAWSKPPALPPSNTSVARSNTFSKLSPSNKFDVKREQLPHNDGPKHNTFPLHNKKLPPSPGPPGPPSHHGDSSTSNFPTAGSLPHKLQSAIAEQRGSFMVPPTGRQSFNSHPTSTANTQELDPRWYVGQVSRGQAEGCLREVHKDGAYLVRDSMRQLAGQPFTLMVFYQEKVYNIQIRQQNQQFLLGTGLKFQEPFPSVRDIIYHYSQFPLLLIDAKKRNTNQQNQCLLSDPAGYLMTGQNWT from the exons ATGAGCTCTGAGCGGGTGCCGTCCAGGTCTGAGGTCATGGGGTGGGGCCCATATCAGCTGTCAGAGTACCTGAGGAAG ATGAATCTGTCAGGCTGTGACAAAGTCGTGCTGAAGAATTCTATCAGCGGCTCCAGATTTGTA aacATGAGCGAAAACGACCTGCAGAAATTCCCCAAACTTCACGCACC GTTGATTTCCAAGATCAGCGCTGAGATCAGCAAGGACGAGAAAAAAGGGCTATTCAGAAAGAA GGTTACGCCAAAATATCAAGAACCAG AGACGACGGCAGAGAGTCAAGGATGGGGCGAAGATGAGTTT GATGAGGAAGAGTTTGACGATGACTACGAGAGTCCGTATAGTGCTGATGAAGGGGAAAGCACAGAAGACTATGAGTCGCCAAATGACGACATGGCCAATGATTATGAACCCCCACCATCTCAACCGTCAGAGGAGCTCAAAGTTGGCCCCTCCCTGCCCATAGGAGACAGCGACTACATAG ATAACAGAAACAGCCACGCGTCGTTCCGACGCCCTCCCCCTGCTGTGACCCCGCGCCCTTCTGCGCCGTCGCCTCGGATG CCCAGGGAGACTTCCAGAAGGGACAACTCCCCCCACACCGATCGGACACAGGCGGGAAAAT TCCTCGCACCGCCGCCGCAGATCAGCCGTGAAAACAAGCCAGGCCGACAAATGAAGTCCACCCCATCTCCTATCAGAG CTCACCAGAGCCCGGTTGATCGG ccCAGCCCGCTTTTGTGGAA GTCTCAACCAGACCCTCAAGACCTTCCAGCCTGGTCCAAACCTCCGGCGCTTCCTCCCTCCAACACCTCCGTCGCCAGGAGCAACACCTTTTCCAAACTTTCCCCCAGCAACAA GTTTGACGTGAAGAGGGAG CAGCTGCCTCATAATGATG GTCCCAAACACAATACTTTCCCCCTCCACAACAAAAAACTGCCACCAagtcctggacctcctggaccccCCTCACATCATGGAGACAG TTCAACCTCCAACTTTCCTACTGCTGGATCTCTGCCTCATAAGTTGCAATCGG caataGCTGAACAAAGAGGCAGCTTCATGGTACCACCGACAGGCAGACAGTCATTTAATTCCCATCCAACCAGCACCGCAAACACACAG GAGCTGGATCCTCGCTGGTATGTCGGTCAGGTGTCCCGAGGTCAGGCTGAAGGATGCCTAAGAGAAGTCCACAAG GATGGGGCGTACCTGGTGAGGGACAGTATGCGGCAGCTGGCCGGGCAGCCCTTCACCCTGATGGTCTTCTACCAGGAGAAAGTCTACAACATCCAGATcaggcagcagaaccagcagttCCTACTGGGAACTGGTCTCAAGTTCCAGGAG ccTTTCCCCTCCGTTAGAGACATCATTTACCATTACTCCCAGTTTCCACTCCTCCTCATTGATGCCAAGAAAAGGAACacgaaccagcagaaccagtgtcTCCTCTCTGACCCGGCTGGATATTTAATGACGGGACAGAACTGGACCTGA
- the lcp2a gene encoding lymphocyte cytosolic protein 2a isoform X2 encodes MSSERVPSRSEVMGWGPYQLSEYLRKMNLSGCDKVVLKNSISGSRFVNMSENDLQKFPKLHAPLISKISAEISKDEKKGLFRKKVTPKYQEPETTAESQGWGEDEFDEEEFDDDYESPYSADEGESTEDYESPNDDMANDYEPPPSQPSEELKVGPSLPIGDSDYIDNRNSHASFRRPPPAVTPRPSAPSPRMPRETSRRDNSPHTDRTQAGKFLAPPPQISRENKPGRQMKSTPSPIRGAHQSPVDRPSPLLWKSQPDPQDLPAWSKPPALPPSNTSVARSNTFSKLSPSNKFDVKRELPHNDGPKHNTFPLHNKKLPPSPGPPGPPSHHGDSSTSNFPTAGSLPHKLQSAIAEQRGSFMVPPTGRQSFNSHPTSTANTQELDPRWYVGQVSRGQAEGCLREVHKDGAYLVRDSMRQLAGQPFTLMVFYQEKVYNIQIRQQNQQFLLGTGLKFQEPFPSVRDIIYHYSQFPLLLIDAKKRNTNQQNQCLLSDPAGYLMTGQNWT; translated from the exons ATGAGCTCTGAGCGGGTGCCGTCCAGGTCTGAGGTCATGGGGTGGGGCCCATATCAGCTGTCAGAGTACCTGAGGAAG ATGAATCTGTCAGGCTGTGACAAAGTCGTGCTGAAGAATTCTATCAGCGGCTCCAGATTTGTA aacATGAGCGAAAACGACCTGCAGAAATTCCCCAAACTTCACGCACC GTTGATTTCCAAGATCAGCGCTGAGATCAGCAAGGACGAGAAAAAAGGGCTATTCAGAAAGAA GGTTACGCCAAAATATCAAGAACCAG AGACGACGGCAGAGAGTCAAGGATGGGGCGAAGATGAGTTT GATGAGGAAGAGTTTGACGATGACTACGAGAGTCCGTATAGTGCTGATGAAGGGGAAAGCACAGAAGACTATGAGTCGCCAAATGACGACATGGCCAATGATTATGAACCCCCACCATCTCAACCGTCAGAGGAGCTCAAAGTTGGCCCCTCCCTGCCCATAGGAGACAGCGACTACATAG ATAACAGAAACAGCCACGCGTCGTTCCGACGCCCTCCCCCTGCTGTGACCCCGCGCCCTTCTGCGCCGTCGCCTCGGATG CCCAGGGAGACTTCCAGAAGGGACAACTCCCCCCACACCGATCGGACACAGGCGGGAAAAT TCCTCGCACCGCCGCCGCAGATCAGCCGTGAAAACAAGCCAGGCCGACAAATGAAGTCCACCCCATCTCCTATCAGAGG AGCTCACCAGAGCCCGGTTGATCGG ccCAGCCCGCTTTTGTGGAA GTCTCAACCAGACCCTCAAGACCTTCCAGCCTGGTCCAAACCTCCGGCGCTTCCTCCCTCCAACACCTCCGTCGCCAGGAGCAACACCTTTTCCAAACTTTCCCCCAGCAACAA GTTTGACGTGAAGAGGGAG CTGCCTCATAATGATG GTCCCAAACACAATACTTTCCCCCTCCACAACAAAAAACTGCCACCAagtcctggacctcctggaccccCCTCACATCATGGAGACAG TTCAACCTCCAACTTTCCTACTGCTGGATCTCTGCCTCATAAGTTGCAATCGG caataGCTGAACAAAGAGGCAGCTTCATGGTACCACCGACAGGCAGACAGTCATTTAATTCCCATCCAACCAGCACCGCAAACACACAG GAGCTGGATCCTCGCTGGTATGTCGGTCAGGTGTCCCGAGGTCAGGCTGAAGGATGCCTAAGAGAAGTCCACAAG GATGGGGCGTACCTGGTGAGGGACAGTATGCGGCAGCTGGCCGGGCAGCCCTTCACCCTGATGGTCTTCTACCAGGAGAAAGTCTACAACATCCAGATcaggcagcagaaccagcagttCCTACTGGGAACTGGTCTCAAGTTCCAGGAG ccTTTCCCCTCCGTTAGAGACATCATTTACCATTACTCCCAGTTTCCACTCCTCCTCATTGATGCCAAGAAAAGGAACacgaaccagcagaaccagtgtcTCCTCTCTGACCCGGCTGGATATTTAATGACGGGACAGAACTGGACCTGA
- the lcp2a gene encoding lymphocyte cytosolic protein 2a isoform X1, translated as MSSERVPSRSEVMGWGPYQLSEYLRKMNLSGCDKVVLKNSISGSRFVNMSENDLQKFPKLHAPLISKISAEISKDEKKGLFRKKVTPKYQEPETTAESQGWGEDEFDEEEFDDDYESPYSADEGESTEDYESPNDDMANDYEPPPSQPSEELKVGPSLPIGDSDYIDNRNSHASFRRPPPAVTPRPSAPSPRMPRETSRRDNSPHTDRTQAGKFLAPPPQISRENKPGRQMKSTPSPIRGAHQSPVDRPSPLLWKSQPDPQDLPAWSKPPALPPSNTSVARSNTFSKLSPSNKFDVKREQLPHNDGPKHNTFPLHNKKLPPSPGPPGPPSHHGDSSTSNFPTAGSLPHKLQSAIAEQRGSFMVPPTGRQSFNSHPTSTANTQELDPRWYVGQVSRGQAEGCLREVHKDGAYLVRDSMRQLAGQPFTLMVFYQEKVYNIQIRQQNQQFLLGTGLKFQEPFPSVRDIIYHYSQFPLLLIDAKKRNTNQQNQCLLSDPAGYLMTGQNWT; from the exons ATGAGCTCTGAGCGGGTGCCGTCCAGGTCTGAGGTCATGGGGTGGGGCCCATATCAGCTGTCAGAGTACCTGAGGAAG ATGAATCTGTCAGGCTGTGACAAAGTCGTGCTGAAGAATTCTATCAGCGGCTCCAGATTTGTA aacATGAGCGAAAACGACCTGCAGAAATTCCCCAAACTTCACGCACC GTTGATTTCCAAGATCAGCGCTGAGATCAGCAAGGACGAGAAAAAAGGGCTATTCAGAAAGAA GGTTACGCCAAAATATCAAGAACCAG AGACGACGGCAGAGAGTCAAGGATGGGGCGAAGATGAGTTT GATGAGGAAGAGTTTGACGATGACTACGAGAGTCCGTATAGTGCTGATGAAGGGGAAAGCACAGAAGACTATGAGTCGCCAAATGACGACATGGCCAATGATTATGAACCCCCACCATCTCAACCGTCAGAGGAGCTCAAAGTTGGCCCCTCCCTGCCCATAGGAGACAGCGACTACATAG ATAACAGAAACAGCCACGCGTCGTTCCGACGCCCTCCCCCTGCTGTGACCCCGCGCCCTTCTGCGCCGTCGCCTCGGATG CCCAGGGAGACTTCCAGAAGGGACAACTCCCCCCACACCGATCGGACACAGGCGGGAAAAT TCCTCGCACCGCCGCCGCAGATCAGCCGTGAAAACAAGCCAGGCCGACAAATGAAGTCCACCCCATCTCCTATCAGAGG AGCTCACCAGAGCCCGGTTGATCGG ccCAGCCCGCTTTTGTGGAA GTCTCAACCAGACCCTCAAGACCTTCCAGCCTGGTCCAAACCTCCGGCGCTTCCTCCCTCCAACACCTCCGTCGCCAGGAGCAACACCTTTTCCAAACTTTCCCCCAGCAACAA GTTTGACGTGAAGAGGGAG CAGCTGCCTCATAATGATG GTCCCAAACACAATACTTTCCCCCTCCACAACAAAAAACTGCCACCAagtcctggacctcctggaccccCCTCACATCATGGAGACAG TTCAACCTCCAACTTTCCTACTGCTGGATCTCTGCCTCATAAGTTGCAATCGG caataGCTGAACAAAGAGGCAGCTTCATGGTACCACCGACAGGCAGACAGTCATTTAATTCCCATCCAACCAGCACCGCAAACACACAG GAGCTGGATCCTCGCTGGTATGTCGGTCAGGTGTCCCGAGGTCAGGCTGAAGGATGCCTAAGAGAAGTCCACAAG GATGGGGCGTACCTGGTGAGGGACAGTATGCGGCAGCTGGCCGGGCAGCCCTTCACCCTGATGGTCTTCTACCAGGAGAAAGTCTACAACATCCAGATcaggcagcagaaccagcagttCCTACTGGGAACTGGTCTCAAGTTCCAGGAG ccTTTCCCCTCCGTTAGAGACATCATTTACCATTACTCCCAGTTTCCACTCCTCCTCATTGATGCCAAGAAAAGGAACacgaaccagcagaaccagtgtcTCCTCTCTGACCCGGCTGGATATTTAATGACGGGACAGAACTGGACCTGA
- the foxi3a gene encoding forkhead box protein I3a, protein MASFVPEQGLSPPLCGQSLPQQDLPALGIDPSDFSLYSPPAPSDTIQEVSQWLLPSTNQTDYLCSPDPGPVSGIEGGLPAGGLPALARFLPYLYSSPWFSMTSPEDMLRLVRPPYSYSALIAMAIQSVPEQRMTLSQIYQYVSNNFPFYSCNKSGWQNSIRHNLSLNDCFQKVPRDENDPGKGNYWTLDPNCEKMFDNGNFRRKRKRKSDNAGAEKSPHTSSSPSSSSSSSDSSSSEPRHKLPRGNRSRNGSDRVDLGSFQCDLEDSLLPPTPPHVSSPALFTQVPEYATPPPPPPPRAHSSSYSPGAVVPQWDACGSSPPLYSSLHPSIVAPPLFLPAQPAPQTFSSVVDSHAASPPLYVDLQTCLPLELQEAQQLQQLHTQLEPLFSGGFADTLPLDSLVLQQ, encoded by the exons ATGGCGTCCTTCGTGCCCGAGCAGGGTCTCTCCCCGCCTCTTTGTGGACAGTCTCTCCCTCAGCAGGATCTTCCAGCTCTGGGCATCGATCCCAGTGATTTCAGCCTATACagccctccagctccttctgacaCCATCCAGGAGGTGTCCCAATGGCTCCTACCTTCCACCAACCAGACCGACTACCTCTGCAGCCCAGACCCGGGCCCGGTCTCTGGCATCGAGGGAGGTCTCCCTGCAGGGGGTCTTCCAGCTTTGGCCAGGTTCCTGCCTTATCTCTACAGCAGCCCGTGGTTCTCCATGACCAGCCCAGAAGACATGCTCCGTCTGGTCCGCCCGCCGTACTCCTACTCCGCTCTCATCGCCATGGCAATACAGAGCGTGCCCGAGCAGCGGATGACGCTCAGCCAGATCTACCAGTACGTCTCCAACAATTTCCCCTTCTACAGCTGCAACAAGTCCGGGTGGCAGAACTCCATCCGTCACAACCTGTCCCTCAACGACTGCTTCCAGAAGGTTCCACGGGATGAGAACGACCCAG gtaAAGGAAACTACTGGACTCTGGACCCCAACTGTGAGAAGATGTTTGACAACGGCAACTTTCGCcgcaagaggaagaggaagagcgacAACGCAGGCGCTGAAAAGAGCCCCCACACCTCGTCTtcgccctcctcttcttcctcatcctctgacTCCTCCTCATCAGAGCCCAGACATAAACTCCCCCGAGGAAACCGCAGCAGGAATGGCAGCGATCGCGTTGACCTCGGCAGCTTccagtgtgacctggaggactccctcctgccccccactcctcctcatGTCAGCTCCCCCGCTCTCTTCACTCAGGTACCGGAGTACGCCACcccaccgccacctcctcctccccgggcGCACAGCTCCTCTTATTCACCTGGTGCCGTCGTGCCCCAGTGGGATGCCTGCGGCTCCTCGCCCCCCCTCTACTCCTCCTTGCATCCGTCTATTGTGGcgcctcctctttttctccccgCCCAGCCAGCTCCCCAAACCTTCTCCTCCGTTGTTGACTCTCACGCCGCCTCACCGCCGCTCTACGTCGACCTGCAAACGTGTCTCCCGTTGGAGCTCCAGGAGgcccagcagctacagcagctccaCACCCAGTTGGAGCCGCTCTTTTCTGGGGGCTTTGCTGACACGTTGCCCCTGGactctctggttctccagcaGTGA
- the nhp2 gene encoding H/ACA ribonucleoprotein complex subunit 2-like protein: MTKTKKEKVCVDGEEAAELPAAAEGNGKSYHELVANVNPIAQPLASKKLSKKLYKCVKKASKVKNIRRGVKEVQKFINKGEKGIVVLAGDTLPIEVYCHLPVMCEDRNLPYAYIPSKVDLGSSAGSKRPTCVILIKPHEDYQDSYNECLEEVSSLPKPL, from the exons ATGACAAAGACGAAGAAAGAGAAGGTTTGTGTGGACGGAGAGGAGGCCGCTGAGCTTCCGGCGGCGGCTGAAGGCAACGGAAAGTCTTACCACGAGTTGGTCGCTAACGTGAACCCGATCGCTCAGCCGCTGGCCTCCAAAAAACTCAGCAAAAAGCTCTACAAATGCGTCAAAAAGG CTTCAAAAGTGAAGAACATTAGGAGAGGAGTTAAAGAAGTTCAGAAATTCATCAACAAAGGAGAGAAAGG gatCGTGGTCCTGGCTGGAGACACCTTGCCCATAGAAGTGTACTGTCACCTGCCTGTTATGtgtgaggacagaaacctcCCGTATGCCTACATCCCCTCTAAAGTG GATCTGGGCTCGTCGGCGGGATCAAAGAGGCCGACCTGTGTGATCCTGATCAAGCCTCACGAGGACTATCAGGATTCCTACAACGAGTGTCTGGAGGAGGTGTCCAGCCTTCCCAAACCTCTGTGA
- the LOC130538033 gene encoding cornifelin homolog B-like isoform X2 — MDGPVWTQPQPRVLSSETDEWSSGICDCCDDTKECCFAFWCGPCFACKISRTLGQCLCLPLLDAFGCIRPITLSMRVFVRQQYDIKGTLCNDCLCSTFCPQCVWCQMSREMKKRKLPTMLSDIVQR, encoded by the exons ATGGACGGGCCCGTGTGGACTCAGCCTCAGCCCCGGGTTCTGTCCTCTGAGACGGACGAATGGTCGTCTGGGATCTGTGACTGCTGCGATGACACGAAAGAAT gctGCTTTGCTTTCTGGTGTGGTCCCTGCTTCGCCTGTAAAATCTCTCGGACCCTCGGccagtgtctctgtctccccctgctggacgccTTTGGCTGCATCCGTCCCATCACCTTGTCGATGAGGGTGTTCGTGCGTCAACAGTATGACAtcaaa GGGACGTTGTGCAACGATTGTTTGTGCTCCACTTTCTGTCCACAATGCGTCTGGTGTCAGATGtccagagagatgaagaagaggaaactGCCCACCATGCTGAGCGACATTGTCCAGAGATGA
- the LOC130538033 gene encoding cornifelin homolog B-like isoform X1, translating into MNIKFPECCVCITADVSWMDGPVWTQPQPRVLSSETDEWSSGICDCCDDTKECCFAFWCGPCFACKISRTLGQCLCLPLLDAFGCIRPITLSMRVFVRQQYDIKGTLCNDCLCSTFCPQCVWCQMSREMKKRKLPTMLSDIVQR; encoded by the exons ATGAACATAAAG TTTCCTGAATGCTGCGTCTGCATCACCGCCGATGTGAGCTGGATGGACGGGCCCGTGTGGACTCAGCCTCAGCCCCGGGTTCTGTCCTCTGAGACGGACGAATGGTCGTCTGGGATCTGTGACTGCTGCGATGACACGAAAGAAT gctGCTTTGCTTTCTGGTGTGGTCCCTGCTTCGCCTGTAAAATCTCTCGGACCCTCGGccagtgtctctgtctccccctgctggacgccTTTGGCTGCATCCGTCCCATCACCTTGTCGATGAGGGTGTTCGTGCGTCAACAGTATGACAtcaaa GGGACGTTGTGCAACGATTGTTTGTGCTCCACTTTCTGTCCACAATGCGTCTGGTGTCAGATGtccagagagatgaagaagaggaaactGCCCACCATGCTGAGCGACATTGTCCAGAGATGA